The following coding sequences lie in one Yamadazyma tenuis chromosome 3, complete sequence genomic window:
- the sgt2 gene encoding Small glutamine-rich tetratricopeptide repeat-containing protein 2 (COG:S; EggNog:ENOG503NWJA): MAIDNKDIALSIIEFLKTSVVNKTVSEDYADSMEVAIDCIADSFEVDKDTKSAKLGGKPLSELISAGLLGSATAATTGTTHQVDEATKAKADALKLEGNRAMAAKDFKTAIVKYTAAIELDSTNVVYLSNRAAAYSSDLNHQQAVVDAEKAIELDPNFSKSYSRLGLAKYALGDAKAAMDAYKKGLDVESEKPSDAMKRGYETAKRRVEEELEREMPSSEVASTDRETPSPEASTGAGSGAGAGGLPDLASMFGGGAGGMPNISDMMNNPQLMQAAQSMMSNPDAMANLMNNPMIRNMAQSFGLGGENGQMPDLSEIMNNPALRNMFGGSGQGEN; this comes from the coding sequence ATGGCTATCGACAACAAGGACATTGCGTTATCAATTAtcgagtttttgaagacttcaGTCGTTAATAAGACTGTGTCGGAAGACTATGCCGACTCTATGGAAGTTGCAATCGACTGTATTGCCGACTCCTTCGAAGTCGATAAGGACACCAAATCTGCAAAGTTGGGAGGCAAACCTTTATCCGAGTTGATCTCAGCGGGTTTGCTTGGCTCTGCCACTGCCGCCACTACTGGTACCACCCACCAAGTCGATGAAGCCACCAAGGCTAAAGCTGATGCTTTGAAATTGGAAGGCAACAGAGCAATGGCTGCCAAAGACTTTAAGACTGCAATTGTAAAGTACACTGCGGCCATTGAATTGGACTCCACCAACGTTGTGTATTTATCCAACAGAGCTGCTGCTTACTCGTCGGACTTGAATCACCAACAGGCtgttgttgatgctgaAAAAGCCATTGAGTTAGACcccaacttctccaagtcatACTCTAGATTAggattggccaagtacGCATTAGGTGACGCCAAAGCCGCTATGGATGCTTATAAGAAAGGTTTGGACGTGGAAAGTGAAAAGCCTTCGGATGCCATGAAAAGAGGTTATGAAACTGCCAAGCGtagagttgaagaagaattggaaagagAAATGCCCAGTTCTGAAGTGGCTAGCACCGACAGAGAAACCCCATCTCCTGAGGCTAGCACCGGAGCTGGTTCCGGAGCCGGTGCCGGCGGTTTACCCGACCTTGCCAGCATGTTCGGGGGAGGTGCCGGAGGAATGCCCAATATTTCTGACATGATGAACAACCCTCAACTCATGCAAGCGGCCCAACTGATGATGCTGAACCCCGACGCCATGGcaaacttgatgaacaatCCCATGATCAGAAATATGGCTCAAAGCTTTGGTTTGGGAGGAGAAAACGGACAAATGCCAGATTTGTCTGAGATCATGAACAACCCAGCATTGAGAAACATGTTTGGTGGTAGCGGCCAGGGTGAAAACTAG